Within Dermacentor albipictus isolate Rhodes 1998 colony chromosome 3, USDA_Dalb.pri_finalv2, whole genome shotgun sequence, the genomic segment CATCAATATTTGCCTTCTCAAAACGGAACATTCTCCGAAAGACGTAGCCTTCTATACTTCTGACGTCGAGCCATCCTTTGAGAGACGTATACTGCCACCGGCCATGTCGTCGGTAAGCCGCTTCTGGCAACGGTAGAAAGAGGTCTTTGATGTCAACACAACTCAGGTCAGCGTACAGCAGATTGTCGCAGAGCAAACTTGCTGTACATCAACTGATTTTTGCCATATCACGCGGGTGAACTCGCAGCTTCGCAGTGCGTCACAAGAAAACAACTGAGAGCACTTGgcttcgattggctttgcttggcttatAATTGCACACCTAATTCATAATACTAACCGGTACTAACACAGTGATTACgtttcttacattttattgtttgctctttttgctcaaaaatgccTTCTGTTTGTTTTCCCTTGTaagaaaaggtttttttttttctttctttcaagccCCTTTCTATTTTCCACACTGCGGCGTCCCGAGCGCTCAACTCAACGCTGTCTGCAttcgacccaatcctcaaactctgctgctcctCTAAACCCAAAAGCAACCGACGCAATgcggcttgggggcccagagCCCTGGGcgcccaattctaaaactctctaataacctGTAATGAAATGTTTGGGTGTGAGCAACCTATGAAATAAAGGTCACAAGTGGTTAGTTTTCATGTCTTCGCTATTTTTGTGGGGTCTAAAGGTTACAGCATGCAAAATGCAAGCAATCTATAGGTTGCCATCACAAATTGCGCAATGTAACCTTTGCACAGTAAACTATGAGCAACATAGTAACGTATGTTTCTATAAGCCAGGAACTGCGCATTTGGAGCGCATGTTTGTTGCTTGAGGCACGGGAATACATTTATTTCAGCGGCAGCCCGGGTGTGGTTGGCTGCAAGACAGTTTCTAATATACCACAAACTTGGAAACTTTATCTATCGCGTCAGCTCGGTACTGTCATTGTGAATTGCAATCATAGCAGATTTGTGCACCATTGAAAGTCTCAATTCCCTTGTGTCCAAGGAAGCTGTGACATGCAATGCAATTATAGTATTTTGCGGCTTGATATGCTAAAGCACAGCTTGATTGTTTGGTACCTAAGTGATTTGTAAAACGAGCTCCATGTGCTATATTGAGCCTCCTCTCACTGTGGCACCAAATGATTTACTTCACGAATAAACATCAAATCACAATTCTTTGAAATCACACATAATTTCGCGGCGTGCTGTGATAGAACTTTTGTGCCCCGTGCTCCATATATAAGCAAAATGCACGAAAAGTGGTTGCAGTTAATGTTCAAAATGCAGATAGACGGAGAAGGACAGCACAAGAGAACACAGCACAGTGGTCGTAACCGGATCTACACGCTGCCAAATGCACAACTTGACACACCATTTTGTGACATTGCGCCTGCACTTCTTATATATCAGTCGAGGTAGGGAGCGGAAAACAAGATGAGAACAGTAGGTATAGGCAAGGAACGAGTATCTGTATAGAGGGCTTCTCAATATATCAGACGACAGCTGTTCCGATATGCACGAGTCGTGCATGCACAAACATACACCAGCACTTCACTCAAGTAAAAAACACAAAAGGTTGAGCACCACGGCTATGAGCAACGTTGCTAGATGCtattttcagttgtaaaactctgcCACGGCACCTAGCCCCTTTCTGTCACGTCCGTGGGGTGCGACAAGTGCTGTCGGCCCTCAGGCAGCGGTGCAAACAGTGACGCCGAAGCGTGCAGCTGCGTGCCACATTTTTCGATTGTGTTAATTATTTGTGCACCAGGAAAATGCCGCTtgccttgtgagcaaacatgccTCGGTGTTTTGTGACTGGCTGCAGGAATGGCTGCAACTCAGCGCGATCTTTGAACAAGAGCAGACATTTTTTTTCAGTCCACTGAAAACTCATTTCCGCTTTCGCGAATGAAGTGCATCTTCCAAGGCTCAACATAGAACTTTCCAGCTCTTCTGTGGAGTGTGACTTGCACTTCCAGCTAGAAAACATTGTTAAAGATTTCGTCCACAACATAAATGGTGAAGTGGTCACCATACCATGTGATAAGAGGGTGCTAAAGGAAGACGCTGTACAATGTATTTCCGAATTGCCCGAAATAGTCATCAAAGTGCCCAAAAAAGCACAAGATGCCCACTGCGAGGCCAGCTATTGAAGTTAAGCACTGCAAGAAACAAAATGGAGGCAAAAATGAAAACACGGCAACCAATGATTCTGACCATGGTGAACAAGTGTGTTCCACAGACGATGCGGTTGTCATCGAAAGCCCTGCAGTGCTCTTCAACGAGCTTTCGACCATCACTAGGCTGGTTGACGGAAGCAGTTGGTGATATGGTTGTGCTGTTCAAGCTTGTAATGAAAAATGCCATTTCTCGCACTGAAAAAAGCATAACGATATCAAGCAAGCTCCAGATAACTGTTGGTGCGAACGGCCTACTTGTACCGTCAACCATTTCTGCTACAAATGCGTCTGTCCAAACGACTTCACTTCATGACTTGAAATCTCTGCGCGACTACATTGACCAAATGAAACCGTGCGACGGTACCCCTGCCAAGCAGCATCCAGAAATCGAGTTTTCAACAGTTGCCACGAAAGATCGCGAGATGTAGAAACAGAAGACATGTACTGCCATAAGCTTAAACACCTGCCCAGAATGTAAGATGCTAAGTAAACTCTTCATGGACTGTATGAAAAAGAGCCAGCAGTGAAAACAAAGGCAAAGAAGCATTGGCTTGAAACCATTGCATCGCAAAGCAATTCGGGCAACACTTAGAAGAGAAAACTGAAGCATAAGCTTGCTGTCGTGAAAAACTCCCTTCGCAATATCACTGAAGTGAAGACAGACAGTGCACTCCACATTCTCCCATCAAAGCAGCAGCTCTTGTTCAATGATGGCATCGAGGGCTCAGGCCGAAAAAGGGAGGCGGTACGACAATGAGTGGTTGCCTTTTGCTACAGATATCATGCCCAAAAGCATTCATCCTAATTTATGACATGGAACTGTTGCCGCTTCTCTCCAAAGCACGCAGGCTCGGCTTCAATGAAATTGCCTTGAGGAGTATAGCTACAGTTCCACAACAAGGATCAGCGTAACCAGAATGGTGTGTTACTGCTTCATGAAATCAAACTGAAGCAGGCTGTTGCATTTAAACTTCCTGTAAAATGGACGGTTTTGTTGACTATGGTGATGTGACAGCTGCAAACACAGATCAACTCGCAAATCCTGCACTAGTCCTCATGTTTGTGCCGCTCTTCAAGGAGAGCTGATAGCAAGCTAAACAACGAGGAGCAGCACTTGGAAGGATCCTTTTGGAGCTTGTACTGAGTGCCATCCTTGAGTTGTGCAAGAACAATGCCTCAGTGCTTGCTGTAACCAGTGACGGGGCTGGCAACAATAAGTCAATGTGGAATCATATTGGGCTGTCTGGAAAGTTACATTCTACACGTCAGTACAATAAGTACCTTTGGGATCTTTTCCAGAAGACATACTGCGTATGTGATGTTCTCCATATTATGAAGTGCATCATGAACCATCTACAGAAGCATGACTATGGAATGGTAAGAACACCAAAGTCATTGCCTCGAGTTATAACACAGCCGCGTTGACATGTGGCTGGTACATCGAGTCGTCAAGTATTTGGCTGCTGCATTCTGTGCTTCCAGGCTTTGTTGGGATGGCAGCTTGTCATTATGCCGTCGAGATCTTCAGCGTCTTCATCGCTGGCAGAggattactttcgtttgtttgcagcatcaggGCGATGCTTTttagaggggggtattgacacgtgtacttgtttatcgttCTCAGGCGACCTCGTTACATCACCAACTTGGTTTTCTTTCAGACCGGTCATCATCAAATCACCTCTAAACATTACACTGTCCTTTATGAAGCAGAAAAGGATAAACATGTGGGATATGTTCCAAAGCTGACAAATGCCCATGTTGCCCCTGAAAATCTTCGTAAGCAGAACTTCAAACTAGCTACGCAGGTCTTTATCGGTTAGAACATACTTTTTTATATATAGATGGGTCAGTAAATATCATTTCTCCATTTCACAAGACTAACTGAAATGTTCTTTCTTAACAGCTCTTTGGCCGTGGAACGGCCATTGGTATTAGAGGGTACCGAGATGCCAAGGCAGCAGGCATGGAAGGCTCGGAAGGCACAGAGGCTTTTACCATGATGCTGAATGACTTGTTTGATGCACTGAACACAAAGCTGCCAGCCAGGGGAATCAGGTGCCACTCAAAGTAAATGCAGGTAATACGTCATACGGGTGTCTTGTGGGACGAGTTATTACATTATTGTGTCATACAATGCCAGCAAacagcaatgaaacaagaaaagcTACAAGTAACAAAGAGAAAGTGATAGCTAGGGCACCCTCCCTAGCTACCACTTTGTTTTTACTCGTGGTTTCTCATGTCTTATTACCACTTGCAGGCATTCTATGATGAAATGATGCACCAGACCACATCCTTTGAACTTCGTGCATATTTCCTGAGGGCTAGAAACCTGTTACACTAATAATTTCAGGCGATCAAAGATTTTTTTGAACTGCTAAACTTGACACAATGAagtgcaattcaaaagaacctgaagctttttgaATCACGACAAAGGACAGAGCCACTGCGAGTTACTCTGATGTCGACTTTAGACATTGTCAATGATCTTCTGTGTCAAGGCACGCTCAATGTTTTGACAGCAAAGTTAAATCAAGATCCACTGTAGGTAAGGCACattgttcacatttgttgtgactatTCACATTGCACTATTTGCTAGAAATTCACTCACTTATGTTTTTTCAGCAACACTTTGGACTAGTGCGTTCATTCGGTGGAGATGAGTCCCATCCAACTACAATCAACTTCATGCAGATGATGATGGTTGCattttattggcacaagggcatctaaggccaaagagcacCAGGAGATACATTTTTATTCTTGATAACCTCCCAGTGATTCTATATGACAAAATTTCAAACCTCCTGAATTCCCGTTGCGATTTTCTTAAAATATGGTGCAAGCTTCGTACAAAGTAAGCACGTGCCTAGCAGATGCTCGCGAATGTCTGGCCACAATGACACAGGCTTGCTCTCATGCAGCCTAATGCAGTACGACAGACGGGTGAAGGTCGAATGCATGCCGGGTGCGCGATTCGAAGCTGTGGCGGAGAGAGCCAAAAACAAGCTGAACGAAAATAGGGAGGGAAGAAACCCAGTAATTTTGCACACTGGGGTGAATGACGTCCTGCAGAATAGGGGGCGAATGCTGGACAGACAGATTCAACATGGAGTGGCGAAACTAAGGGCAACCTCTGAGGCAGTGCACATTgcctcggccttttggctaagaagcaGATCGTAGTATCTGTTCTTTCCCTTGCACCTGGGATCTTTACAGGTCCCACGTGCTACAGGGTCATTGCACGGAGCATATTTACAGGTCGCGACCTCCGAAGCCTACCGTTCGGGAGTATGTGCCGATCTACGAGGGTATGAGCCCTTGGAATTAGTGCCATCCTGCTGCCCGGCCTACCTTCCTGGTGTTCCTGGACTCGCAACAAGCCCACGGCCCAGTCCCTCTTGGTGAGCCAGCGGCTTCTACCTTTCCTGCCTGCTCACCCAGCGAAGGCCCCCGTCTTTGGCTGGACTGGCCGGGGCTGTGAGTCAAGGTTCCCCATGAGGTCCTGGTGCCGTGGCCGTGTCCTGGTACTGTCCGGGCGTGGTCCTTCCTGGCGGTTCCTGGCACTCCTGGACCTGCAGCTAGCCCTCGGCCCGGTGGTTGGTGAGCCAGCGCTTTATGAACTTCCTGCCTGCTCACCTGGCGGGCTCACCACCCGGTGGCCCCTGCCTTCGCCCGGAATGGACTGCGGGTCAAGGAGCCTCCCGGGTGCCCTGGTACCATGGCTGTGCCTTGGCCTTGTCCTGGGCCCTACCTGGTCCTTCCCGGTGTTGGGTGAGCCAGCGGTCCATTCTACCCTAGCTGCCCGTTCCTCGGTGGCCACATCACCTGGTGGCCCCGGCCCACATCTGGACGGACTTGATTTGAGGGTCTTCTGATGGTGGTCGCCCTGGCTACATGTCTACACCTACGCCACAACGACAGTCTCCACTATGTACCAGGGCGGCAAGCAGGTCGGGTACTTCAATCCGGTCATCCATGGCGAGTTCGGAGGCATCCCTGGCCACCTCCAGCACATCTGGTTCCGCTCGGCAACCCTCTCAAGAGGGGCAGGCTCTCGTCCTATATTTGCCGTTCCCGAGCATTGTCAGATGCTGCGAAACGGATTGTCAAGCTTCCTATGGAGGAGCATCGTGGACGTCTCGCAGGAAGTCCTTTATTCGCCATTTGGAGCTGGAGCATGGGCACCAAGTACAACCGGTGCTCTCTCTGTGGAGCCCAGCTAACACAACGACCTTCCAGGCACTCCTGCTTCAATGAGCGGAGCTTGGAGGTCCCTACCACCCGGGCCCGCCACCAGTGTCCTCACTGTAATGCATCATTTCCATCCGCCCAAGGCCTCACGAACCACACCCTATGGCACGCCAAACAGGATGCTCGGACCCGTGCTGCGTCTAGACGAGCCCCACGTAAGCCTGCTCCTACTTCAACATCCAGAGATGACTCCCAGGCCTCTACCCCTTATAACATTAAAACaggattataacaggaagggcaagttcatatggtagtatttgcgaacaaagaatataaatacattatGTAATCATAAGTGTGTTATTGCAGTATTTAATATTTGCAATATATTGCAATATTTGAAGAACAGGTAGTGACAGCCAATGTAATGATTAGGGAGTTGGGGCGAGCCCTCCGGTGTGATGTGGCGGATGTGAACAGAATGAGCGGGTGGAGAAACTTCCCCCTTTCGGCCCAGATGGCATTCACTACACTACGCCTGTGGGATGGCAGGTAGGAACGACGATGGGTCATAGGGCTCAGGCTTTTTTGCAGGCATGCAGGGCAACCCTGCATGCCAAAACATAAAAGATAAAGGAcagaggagggggggaggggggcagttcCATGAAGCAGTTCCTAGAAGTCTTGAATGTGACTGAGCAAAATGCAGTTGAGAAAGGTACAAAGCTATTCGCGTCGCAACTAAAGACGAAGTCCCTGCGTGTCACATTGCTGTCGACGCTAGATATTATCAATTATCTGTTCAACAAGGGAGCGCTTTATGTGCTCACTGCCAAGCTCAACCAAGACCCCTTGGAAGTACCTACCACAATAACCTTGTTTCCCTTTTAATATATAATTTATAGATGTTTTACATACGCACTTTAATGCACATATTTTATCATTCAGCAGTATTTTGGTCTTGCACGATCATTTAGAGGAGATGAGTCGCACCCCACTGTCATGAATTTCTCGCAGATATTTTGTCTGCTGAGCCTCTACACACCCATCAAAACAGCACTACGTGGAAGTGTACAAGGTGAACCAAATGCTGTACTTGTCAGCATTGGTTGAGGCATTGAACATTGCTTGAAGCATTGAACACTGCTCGAGCAGTTTATCGCTTGAACAGAGCTAgtttgagaaatgaaattgagGCTAGGCTGTTAGCAATTACTTCTGGTCCTTCAAGCTTTCTTGATCGAATGGACATCGAATACAGCTATTTCAGAGGcgatcaggggcgtagccagggggggggcttatggggcttcagccccccccgaaatttttgcgtgctgtccatgcaccgccgaccaaagcgaccccccgcaccggaaatcactctggattttgtctagaatgtcttcttgacgctcgaaaagacatttaaccgcgaagattgcaaacttgggctggatttcgtggcaacgcccttacaccgggagtcacataacgccaagaagtcccatccgagcacaaagtttcaagggcgctttgatggtgagcgggcacGCCGCGGCCtttcactgaggccacggaatctatggagcgcatagaTATGAATTGCGACACTTTATGGGTGTAAatatcataagctcttgatgtgaaaggtgcattgacatttccaaagttgtgctttagattttcaattgcggaactttgtgggtttaatgttgttataaacatttgacgccaaaggtctattgacttttctaaagtcttacatcggaacatacaacgagacaagccaaatcaacacgctagcagacgagttgacaaagcaggcagcgaggtccaatgagacgaggCGTTgggatggttcatttgtgccgtcatgtcacataaaaaaatatcaacattttctctaacctacgccagaacatctatgtcaagacactaaagccagccaaagtaactacgttcttatttattttttctactttggcttttattcgcgaggacacactgagcctcttcaatttttttttgttctcgctaccctacccgcgggctgccagagccagccagagcgcgtacgtttttctcgtatggccccgaccaccatgaggtgcacttcggtgcgcgatcggtttgctctggccgagtggattttctcCTGACagtgttttggacgctttctggctagcagacgaaaaaaaaaaacaatggtcgctcgccgccatcactgtggggactcgaaggattgcaccgcattccttgagcggaacctttccggaaagtcttgtttcgccgctgtaggatactgagcagtatgcgtaaggttctcagtggaccaagcgtctcacgttttcttcggtattccttccgtagccccattaggtgcccgaagtaggcattcgattctggccaatatactttcctatgcgtctttttttttcatttcggtgcctccacttcacagaaaaaaaatacattgttgcggcgcagcgaattctcgcatggtgaaagttcgattttgatacttcttttgcggaaagtaatcggcgacgggacgcttcagttgccggatacgtttattatattattgcgaaagcaattatatggacactccaagcgcattcctaccgtcgccgtcgccctcatgtttagtataaagtccaagggtgataacatcgggaccacgcgctgcatgctgtatgtgcgagtgaaagcgtaggaggggaggtgaaatgggtgagccgatgatggtggctcagtcttgtgcaaTACATCGCgggaagtggatggaatgggggcggaatctaggattctgtgaatctatgattgtgaaacatgtttatttgccttgtttgacgcattgtatagagttacttcttcttacatacatagactcactggagacttatacgcatccttaaatatcttgttgcgaggttttgtgtatacatgcagtgaactttgtttccagtgacacttatTTGTCCTttctcaagccgtattttcgcatttgtatatcccattgtatctttgcatttctagtgtacgagggcgagtcaaatgaaagtgagcctaccctaaccgcacaataatggttcggttcattatctgcgaggcatgcgcgtaggagaacggcatgtctcatttacaaaagtgacacgcaggtgtgaagataaatgttctttaatgctctcatacactgggttgaatatggttgcgtcacataatggacacttcaaaagttgaacagctcggtgtcgcgaagtttttgacagcaaggtgtttccaaaacagaaattaatcaccatatgactgccgtgtacgttgaacacttcatttcattgaccactgtgaagcgttggagcaaaccgttcaaaggacgttgcaaagaccttccaagaccgggccaaaactatcgtataatattttatgaaaaaatacatattttacttgtatttacagtgcgtagctttcaagaattcgcttgcagcatctttcgcaatgactatgcagttattattcatgtgcTTGCTCCCTTAATAAATTgtgtaagaggaagctttagctcgggcccaatccgacgcggcctattcaaatactttaaaacgcagaaacgcttttctgagataatcctgctaatcgcttttattgaaattggttgcattggaGAGTGAAAGTTAAAtactagtgtctgttggaaacagaacttcgatttagggcctgaattttgcttaaaatattttgaaaaattcgaaagtttgacaaaatagaagcacgacgtttacaaactaatagctatgcatgaagaacagattttgtggctctgtaaacggcatttattataacagtcaaagcggacaagtttgatgcgtcaatttgtatcttacgtgaattacttacattgtgtacaagggttctgcaaaagccgtatttccacaatactaaatttttttgagattcatgtgtagcatatctattttgtccgctgtagatgtactattagatgcaattcacagaattgtgatatcatttttgattgttgagtcacggagttttacacttgatagtttcgttttctgaaaatattcaattttggccaatttttaataaacaattgaccacctaaatgaaaaattcgaaaattcgaaaccagtagccACTAAAAgtaaactttttctttcaaaggcaacaaacctcctcaaatttggtgaagtggttgcagggaaaaacgaattccccttctacatgtacttaaataggagcacccgagctaacgcaccctcttaaggaggaggctgagctggaacgtgcagctatatatatatatatatatatatatatatatatatatatatatatatatatatatatatatatatatatatatgtatatatatatattgggccagtggcgtagccccccccgaacaaaatttctggctacgccactggaggcGATGTAGACGATGCTGTGACATACCACTTATGTGGCTATGTCATACACAAAATGAGCAAGCACACAGAGTGTGAGTTGTGCCTGCATGACATCAGCTCAACTGTTCCACTCGTTAGTTCCGATGCATTATTGACAACATATCGCAGCTTTAAGGAAAGGAGCCTCAAGCATTTAACAATGAAGAGGCTACAGTTCATAAAAATTG encodes:
- the LOC135919489 gene encoding uncharacterized protein; translation: MKQFLEVLNVTEQNAVEKGTKLFASQLKTKSLRVTLLSTLDIINYLFNKGALYVLTAKLNQDPLEQYFGLARSFRGDESHPTVMNFSQIFCLLSLYTPIKTALRGSVQGEPNAVLVTLNTARAVYRLNRASLRNEIEARLLAITSGPSSFLDRMDIEYSYFRGDVDDAVTYHLCGYVIHKMSKHTECELCLHDISSTVPLVSSDALLTTYRSFKERSLKHLTMKRLQFIKIANDSVSFFLDQAGLRGDLFWKVLDELDKCTLAQLGCNGHMCAFTCQILNFFIAMRMHFNARDANRHLETREKVAITNKKSSSSAKPRGKFISRMRLL